The Nitrospira sp. genome has a segment encoding these proteins:
- a CDS encoding DoxX family protein — protein MTAFFKTDDSWAGLILRVGLGSVMFAHGAQKLLGWFGGNGFAGTMGFFTQNAGLPWLVAFLVIIGEAFGSLGLVVGFLTRFTAASFIVIMLGAIATVHWPHGFFMNWFGQQQGEGFEYHLLVITMSATLVIIGGGKWAMDGVIARWLQARESAPPHSMRKVAHGLRMF, from the coding sequence ATGACGGCATTCTTCAAAACAGATGATTCATGGGCCGGTCTCATTCTTCGAGTTGGACTTGGGAGCGTGATGTTCGCGCATGGCGCGCAAAAGTTATTGGGCTGGTTTGGCGGAAACGGTTTCGCAGGGACGATGGGGTTTTTTACCCAAAACGCGGGGCTCCCCTGGCTGGTTGCTTTCCTCGTCATCATCGGGGAGGCCTTCGGCAGCCTGGGGTTGGTTGTTGGATTTCTGACGAGATTCACGGCGGCAAGCTTCATCGTCATCATGCTGGGGGCGATCGCAACCGTGCACTGGCCGCATGGGTTTTTCATGAACTGGTTCGGCCAACAGCAGGGAGAGGGCTTTGAATATCATCTACTCGTGATCACGATGAGCGCCACCCTGGTGATCATCGGTGGAGGGAAGTGGGCTATGGATGGCGTGATCGCTCGTTGGCTTCAGGCGCGTGAAAGCGCTCCTCCACATTCGATGAGGAAGGTTGCTCACGGATTGCGGATGTTCTGA
- a CDS encoding sigma 54-interacting transcriptional regulator: MDQAAILPCETLAERYQALLEVAQAISAERDLDRLFYDLAHRLPRVVQVNYVDLSLHDPVKKVMRLHTIQANVPADLVGGHEVPIDDCPSGLVWQQQQPILVSKLTEERRWPTVMGHMKEDGTESFCFVPLTTARGRLGAMGFLSLKAEAYSDRDIEFLQQVAQQVAVAVENALAFKQIAELKDRLAKEKLYLEEELRLEHGFDDIIGDSDALKQVLKQVEVVAPTDSTVLIQGETGTGKELIARAVHRLSGRSERTFVKLNCAAIPTGLLESELFGHERGAFTGAISQKAGRFELADKGTIFLDEVGEIPLELQSKLLRVLQEQEFERLGSTKTIRVDVRLVAATNRDLKRLVEERQFRSDLYYRLNVFPVILPPLRERPEDIPILVRYFTQHYAVRMKKNIQTVPTETIDLLSRYAWPGNIRELENLVERSVILTQGTDLQMPISELQMERRPATVQTATLEEIEREQILRVLDETRWVIGGPAGAAARLGLKRTTLQSKMQRLGISRPDSPGPDPS; this comes from the coding sequence ATGGATCAGGCGGCCATACTTCCCTGTGAGACCCTCGCGGAGCGCTATCAGGCGCTTTTAGAAGTCGCCCAAGCGATCTCTGCAGAACGAGACCTGGATCGGCTCTTCTACGATTTAGCCCATCGCCTACCTCGGGTCGTGCAGGTCAATTATGTCGATCTCTCCCTCCATGATCCTGTCAAGAAAGTCATGCGTCTGCATACCATTCAGGCGAACGTGCCGGCTGACCTCGTAGGGGGGCATGAAGTCCCGATCGACGACTGTCCCTCCGGATTAGTTTGGCAGCAACAACAGCCAATCCTTGTGTCCAAATTGACGGAGGAGCGACGATGGCCGACGGTCATGGGCCATATGAAGGAAGATGGGACAGAGTCGTTTTGCTTTGTTCCGCTCACCACGGCGAGAGGGCGGTTGGGCGCCATGGGGTTCTTGAGTTTGAAGGCAGAGGCTTATAGCGATAGGGATATAGAGTTTCTTCAACAAGTGGCTCAACAAGTGGCGGTTGCGGTCGAAAACGCCTTGGCGTTCAAACAGATTGCCGAGCTCAAAGACAGACTGGCGAAGGAGAAGCTTTACCTCGAAGAGGAGCTTCGTCTCGAACATGGGTTTGACGATATCATCGGCGACAGTGATGCGTTAAAGCAGGTGCTGAAGCAAGTCGAGGTCGTGGCTCCGACCGATTCGACCGTGCTGATCCAGGGGGAAACCGGAACGGGCAAGGAACTCATCGCTCGAGCCGTCCATCGGTTGAGCGGACGCAGCGAGCGCACCTTCGTCAAGCTGAACTGTGCCGCCATTCCAACTGGGCTGTTGGAAAGCGAGCTCTTCGGGCATGAACGAGGGGCTTTCACGGGCGCGATTTCTCAAAAAGCCGGTCGATTCGAGTTGGCCGATAAAGGCACGATCTTTCTCGATGAGGTGGGAGAAATTCCGTTGGAGTTACAATCGAAGCTGCTTCGTGTGTTGCAGGAGCAGGAATTTGAGCGGCTGGGTAGCACGAAAACCATTCGCGTGGACGTACGCTTAGTCGCTGCTACGAATCGGGACCTCAAACGTTTGGTGGAGGAGCGGCAGTTTCGGAGTGACTTGTACTATCGGTTGAATGTCTTCCCTGTCATCTTGCCGCCGCTCCGCGAACGCCCCGAAGACATCCCTATCCTGGTCCGCTATTTTACGCAGCACTATGCGGTTCGCATGAAAAAGAACATCCAAACGGTACCAACCGAGACGATTGATCTGCTCTCCCGGTACGCTTGGCCGGGCAATATCCGTGAGCTGGAGAATCTGGTCGAGCGGTCCGTCATTCTCACGCAAGGGACCGATCTGCAGATGCCGATCAGTGAGCTTCAGATGGAGAGGCGTCCGGCCACCGTCCAGACAGCAACGCTTGAAGAGATTGAGCGTGAGCAAATCCTGCGTGTGCTGGATGAAACAAGGTGGGTCATCGGCGGTCCCGCCGGTGCCGCTGCTCGGTTAGGCCTCAAGCGAACGACCCTCCAGTCCAAAATGCAGAGACTCGGTATTTCTCGCCCCGATAGTCCCGGTCCCGACCCTTCGTAG
- a CDS encoding CDGSH iron-sulfur domain-containing protein, with protein MGQPRIAAKEPAVITLEPGTYYWCSCGRSRDQPFCDGSHEGTGFEPLEFTLDEKKEVALCRCKHTKTPPFCDGTHQTL; from the coding sequence ATGGGACAGCCACGCATTGCAGCCAAAGAGCCGGCCGTGATTACGTTGGAACCAGGAACCTACTACTGGTGCTCCTGCGGGCGCTCGCGAGACCAACCGTTCTGTGACGGGTCTCATGAAGGCACTGGGTTTGAGCCGCTTGAGTTTACCCTGGATGAAAAAAAGGAGGTCGCGTTGTGCCGGTGCAAGCACACCAAGACTCCGCCGTTCTGCGACGGGACGCACCAAACACTCTGA
- a CDS encoding cation:proton antiporter, producing the protein MQPDPVFFRDLATVFLAAVAGGVLARLARQPLILGYVLGGIAIGPFTPGPTISESHTFDLFAEIGIILLMFSIGLEFSVKDLMRVKWVALAGGPLGILLSIGLALLVGSLIGWSTTQSIVIGAVTSMASTMVLARFLVDRGELRSKHGRVMIGIALVEDVAVVVMTVLMSALGEFDSGRLLLIGKAFAKAMLILAPVGYLGAKVIPPILTHVARTQNHELFLLVTLAISLGTAAVTQMVGLSLALGAFLAGLIISASEYGHETLARLLSLRDAFVALFFVTIGILIDPRVIIDNLSLLATMIGLIVVGMFTIWTTIVRLFGYSWTTACLVGIGLTQIGEFSFVLVQVAKGAGHVGSEVYNATLAASVITILMNAALVRYVPGWIGRRRFAHDQHDIAPWPPEGDPLRQHVVLCGFGRVGSSLGRALEAFSLPYVVIDRNPDTIRQLQARHIACLYGDASHRELLMKAGAEDASLIIVALPEIESAALTVRRIRALNPKVPILARAHGSAEAERLGTVGAAEVIQPEVEASATLIRHALAWFGVPKDRILDYVEQYRQPMETKRPSS; encoded by the coding sequence GTGCAGCCCGACCCCGTATTTTTTAGAGATCTCGCCACGGTATTCCTTGCCGCCGTCGCAGGCGGCGTACTCGCTCGACTTGCCCGGCAGCCGTTGATTCTTGGCTACGTCCTGGGCGGTATCGCCATCGGCCCGTTTACACCGGGACCTACCATCTCGGAATCTCACACATTCGATCTCTTTGCGGAGATCGGCATCATTCTCTTGATGTTTTCGATCGGACTTGAGTTTTCCGTGAAGGACCTGATGCGCGTCAAATGGGTCGCCCTCGCGGGAGGTCCGCTCGGCATTCTCTTGTCCATCGGGTTGGCCCTACTGGTAGGGAGCTTGATCGGGTGGTCGACGACCCAAAGCATCGTGATCGGAGCAGTGACGTCTATGGCGAGCACCATGGTTCTCGCCCGTTTCCTCGTCGATCGGGGTGAACTTCGTTCAAAACACGGACGGGTGATGATCGGTATCGCCCTGGTGGAAGACGTAGCGGTCGTCGTCATGACGGTGCTCATGTCGGCCCTCGGAGAATTCGACTCGGGACGATTGCTCCTGATCGGCAAGGCCTTTGCGAAGGCGATGCTGATCCTAGCGCCGGTCGGATACTTGGGCGCCAAAGTCATCCCGCCGATCCTGACGCACGTCGCCAGGACGCAAAACCATGAACTGTTCTTACTCGTGACGCTGGCCATCAGCCTTGGGACCGCCGCCGTCACGCAGATGGTCGGACTGTCCCTCGCGCTGGGGGCCTTCCTGGCCGGTCTCATTATCAGCGCATCAGAGTATGGGCACGAAACCTTGGCCCGGCTGCTCTCGCTACGCGATGCCTTCGTCGCGCTTTTCTTTGTAACCATCGGCATTCTGATCGACCCACGCGTGATCATCGATAACCTTTCTCTCCTTGCCACAATGATCGGCTTGATCGTCGTCGGGATGTTCACGATTTGGACAACCATCGTGCGGCTGTTCGGTTACTCTTGGACCACGGCATGCCTGGTGGGGATCGGTCTCACTCAAATCGGGGAATTCTCGTTTGTCCTGGTGCAGGTTGCAAAAGGGGCAGGCCATGTCGGCAGCGAAGTCTACAATGCGACGCTTGCTGCCTCCGTCATCACTATTCTCATGAATGCGGCTCTCGTCCGGTATGTACCTGGTTGGATAGGTCGGAGACGGTTCGCCCATGATCAGCACGACATCGCGCCCTGGCCGCCGGAAGGCGACCCGCTCCGACAGCATGTCGTCCTGTGTGGATTTGGCCGAGTCGGCAGCTCGCTCGGGAGAGCGTTGGAGGCCTTCAGTCTTCCCTATGTGGTCATCGACCGAAATCCGGACACCATTCGCCAGTTGCAGGCCAGGCACATTGCCTGCCTCTATGGGGACGCCTCCCACCGCGAATTACTCATGAAGGCCGGAGCGGAGGACGCGTCTCTGATCATCGTAGCACTGCCTGAAATTGAATCTGCCGCTCTCACGGTACGTCGCATCCGCGCCCTCAATCCGAAAGTCCCGATCTTAGCTCGAGCACATGGATCAGCGGAAGCGGAACGACTCGGTACGGTTGGTGCAGCCGAGGTGATTCAGCCTGAAGTCGAGGCGTCGGCAACACTCATCCGGCATGCATTGGCCTGGTTCGGAGTACCGAAGGACCGCATTCTGGACTACGTGGAACAATATCGACAACCCATGGAAACGAAGCGGCCATCAAGTTAA
- a CDS encoding MBL fold metallo-hydrolase — translation MSISKWFLFVLIVGCLLVQGQRVFAQQSRPDDEVTKLTEDVYLFRRHFHQSIFITTPQGVIATDPISSDAAIWLKAKIQTLTDQPVRYVIYSHHHDDHITGGSVFADQARFVSHAAAREKILQAADPHTPVPDLTFTDRMGIDLGGKHIDLIYTGKNHSDNSLVVLLRQNKLLFAVDFIPVETVAYRTMQSDYPDDWIESLKQVEQLDFETLVPGHGKIGKKEHVRQFRNYLEDLRAAVAEQVRKGASVEEAKKVVRLPKYEQWQRYAEWFPENVEGMYRYLSQQRKENR, via the coding sequence ATGTCGATCTCGAAATGGTTTCTCTTTGTGCTGATAGTCGGATGTCTGTTGGTTCAGGGCCAGAGGGTATTTGCCCAACAGTCCCGGCCCGATGATGAAGTCACCAAGCTGACCGAGGACGTCTACCTGTTCCGGCGTCACTTTCATCAATCTATTTTCATCACGACGCCGCAGGGCGTGATCGCGACCGATCCGATCAGTTCCGACGCGGCGATCTGGCTCAAGGCCAAGATCCAGACCCTGACCGATCAACCGGTCCGTTATGTGATCTACAGCCACCACCACGATGATCACATCACCGGCGGCAGCGTCTTCGCCGATCAGGCACGCTTCGTCAGCCATGCGGCGGCGCGGGAGAAAATTCTCCAAGCAGCGGATCCACACACTCCAGTCCCGGACCTCACCTTCACCGACCGAATGGGTATTGACCTTGGCGGCAAGCACATCGACCTCATCTATACCGGCAAGAACCACTCGGACAACAGCCTCGTCGTCCTGCTCCGGCAGAACAAACTACTCTTTGCCGTCGATTTTATTCCAGTCGAGACGGTGGCCTACCGCACGATGCAGAGCGATTATCCGGACGACTGGATCGAATCGCTCAAACAGGTCGAGCAATTAGACTTCGAGACTCTGGTCCCAGGCCATGGCAAGATCGGCAAGAAAGAGCACGTGCGACAATTCCGCAACTACCTCGAAGACCTCAGAGCGGCCGTGGCGGAGCAAGTCCGCAAGGGGGCGAGTGTGGAAGAGGCGAAAAAAGTCGTGCGGCTTCCCAAGTACGAGCAGTGGCAGCGCTACGCTGAATGGTTCCCGGAAAATGTAGAGGGGATGTACCGATATCTCTCGCAGCAGCGGAAGGAAAATCGCTGA
- a CDS encoding VOC family protein has product MKAHYLGHVVFYVKDLERSLAFYRDLLGFKEVGRIFNGAAAALTSGRTHHELLLIQVGDAPGPPSGRRRGLYHIGIKIGDSLDELRQAKRELEQAGIPIDGMSDHTVSQSLYLKDPDGNEVELYVDADESVWKHDPAAVMSPIKPLHL; this is encoded by the coding sequence ATGAAAGCCCATTACCTTGGTCATGTCGTGTTCTATGTGAAGGATCTCGAACGCTCGTTGGCGTTTTATCGTGATCTGCTGGGATTTAAGGAGGTTGGGCGGATCTTCAACGGAGCGGCGGCGGCATTGACCTCAGGCCGTACCCACCACGAACTCTTGCTCATCCAAGTCGGCGATGCGCCCGGGCCTCCATCGGGCAGGCGTCGCGGGCTCTATCACATCGGCATCAAAATCGGAGACAGCCTCGATGAGCTGCGTCAGGCCAAACGAGAGCTGGAACAAGCAGGGATCCCGATCGACGGCATGAGCGATCACACGGTCAGCCAGAGCCTCTATCTAAAAGATCCCGATGGGAACGAGGTGGAACTCTACGTGGATGCGGACGAATCGGTGTGGAAGCACGATCCGGCAGCGGTTATGTCGCCGATCAAGCCGCTGCATCTGTAA
- a CDS encoding multidrug efflux RND transporter permease subunit, producing MNLGFFIDRPIFASVLSIIVVVIGLVAMLALPIAQFPEITPPVVQIEADYPGASAEVVAESVARPIELQLPGIDHLLYFDSTSTNDGHMTIKLIFEIGTNVDIAQVQAQNRQKLAEPQLPPEVIRQGVTVKKMSPDLLTVMVLNSDDPQQDALFLSNFAILRILDNIKRLPGVGDALVFGQQNYSMRLVLDPVRMAQLGLTPTDIANVVREQNRDFPAGTVGREPMPISTELTLPLFADGRMSDVHEFEDMIVRAMPNGSMVRLKDVARVELGAQSYVLEGRYNRKPTALLLTFLLPGANALDTVKGIRGEMDRLSKIFPPGVTYDIPYDTTRFVDVSIKEVVKTLGEAMVLVVLVVYLFLQSWRATLIPVLAVPVSLIGTFAGMAALGFSINTLTLFGLVLAIGIVVDDAIVVVENVERHMEGGLSPKDAAKKAMEEVAGPVIAIVLVLCAVFVPVGFLGGITGQLYKQFAITIAVSVAISGFVALTLSPALCALVLKPSHGPRKGFFGLFNRLFEWVQIRYATGVGFTLRHMLLSLALCGIVIGATVKFFTVIPMAFLPEEDQGYFITVVQLPDGASKKRTDAVVDRIEQYYHTLPAVYGTQALSGQNFVFNTRGTNTATLFAPLKHWDERKSKQDHVKALIGGAFGEFAKIPGALILAFNAPSIRGLGATGGFSVQLQDPSGGDFKQFGAVAQEFVEKARQDPSIGAVSTSFRVSAPRVHAKINRERAKALGVPISEVFDTLQAYFGNLYINDFVKFGRVYRVQTEAEPQYRSRPADISKIYVRALNGRESTMIPLDTVVTTTYSSGPDPVTHFNGFNTALVLGSAAPGYSSGQALDALERAAQEVLTPQGFDIDWSGISYQERKAGSQSVVAFAFGLLMVFLVLAAQYESWTVPFAVILAVPFGVFGALSAVWLSGMANDIYFQIGLVTLIGLAAKNAILIVEFANQRYQHGLPLRDAAVEAARLRFRPIIMTSLAFILGVVPLVVAGGAGAAGRHSIGTGVFGGMIAATILSVLFVPLFFMLIRMLGSPVTGPIERDRMGEDRAGLESVSVQGGR from the coding sequence ATGAACCTCGGGTTTTTCATCGATCGGCCGATTTTCGCCTCAGTTCTTTCCATTATCGTCGTGGTGATAGGGCTCGTGGCAATGTTGGCCCTGCCCATCGCTCAATTTCCTGAAATCACTCCCCCCGTGGTGCAGATCGAAGCCGACTATCCCGGCGCGAGCGCGGAAGTCGTGGCGGAATCGGTCGCCCGCCCCATCGAGTTGCAGCTTCCCGGGATCGACCACCTTCTCTATTTCGATTCGACAAGCACGAACGATGGTCACATGACCATCAAGCTGATCTTTGAAATCGGCACGAACGTGGATATTGCGCAAGTCCAGGCACAGAATCGCCAGAAGCTTGCCGAGCCGCAGCTTCCGCCGGAAGTCATTCGTCAAGGAGTGACCGTTAAAAAAATGTCGCCGGATCTGTTGACGGTTATGGTGCTGAATTCAGACGATCCGCAGCAAGATGCGCTCTTTCTCTCGAATTTCGCGATCCTGCGAATCCTCGACAATATCAAGCGCTTGCCCGGCGTCGGCGATGCGCTGGTCTTCGGACAACAAAACTACAGCATGCGTCTCGTCCTTGATCCAGTGCGGATGGCGCAGTTGGGTCTGACACCGACCGACATCGCGAATGTCGTGCGCGAACAGAACCGTGACTTCCCCGCCGGAACCGTCGGGCGGGAGCCCATGCCGATCTCCACGGAGCTCACCCTCCCGCTCTTTGCCGACGGACGCATGTCCGACGTGCACGAATTCGAGGACATGATCGTTCGAGCAATGCCGAACGGGTCGATGGTTCGTCTCAAAGATGTCGCGCGGGTCGAGTTGGGGGCGCAATCCTACGTGCTCGAGGGCCGCTATAACCGCAAGCCCACCGCGCTGCTTCTCACCTTTCTGTTACCCGGCGCCAACGCCCTCGACACGGTCAAGGGAATTCGCGGGGAAATGGACAGGCTGAGCAAGATCTTTCCACCCGGCGTCACGTATGACATTCCGTACGACACGACACGCTTTGTCGATGTCTCCATCAAGGAAGTGGTCAAGACCTTAGGGGAAGCCATGGTCTTGGTGGTCCTGGTGGTGTACCTCTTTCTTCAAAGCTGGCGCGCAACACTGATTCCCGTCCTGGCGGTTCCGGTCTCGCTGATCGGAACCTTTGCCGGGATGGCGGCCCTGGGATTTTCGATCAATACCCTCACCCTCTTCGGCCTGGTGCTCGCCATCGGGATTGTGGTGGATGATGCCATTGTGGTTGTGGAAAACGTGGAGCGCCACATGGAGGGAGGGCTGTCCCCGAAGGACGCGGCCAAGAAGGCCATGGAGGAGGTGGCCGGCCCCGTGATCGCCATTGTGCTGGTGTTGTGTGCCGTCTTTGTGCCGGTGGGATTTCTCGGAGGTATCACCGGCCAATTGTACAAGCAATTTGCGATCACGATCGCGGTCTCCGTCGCGATTTCTGGGTTTGTCGCACTGACGCTGAGTCCGGCGCTCTGTGCCCTCGTGCTGAAGCCGAGCCATGGGCCACGCAAAGGCTTCTTTGGATTGTTCAACCGGCTGTTCGAGTGGGTCCAAATTCGGTACGCGACAGGCGTGGGTTTCACGTTGAGACACATGCTGCTCTCGCTGGCGCTGTGCGGTATTGTGATTGGTGCCACTGTGAAATTTTTTACGGTGATCCCCATGGCCTTCTTGCCGGAAGAGGACCAGGGATATTTTATTACCGTCGTTCAGCTGCCGGATGGGGCGTCGAAAAAGCGGACGGACGCAGTCGTCGATCGAATCGAGCAGTACTACCATACCTTGCCAGCGGTCTACGGAACACAAGCGCTGTCGGGACAGAACTTCGTCTTCAATACCAGAGGAACCAATACGGCGACCCTCTTTGCGCCGCTCAAGCACTGGGATGAACGGAAGAGCAAGCAGGACCATGTCAAGGCGCTTATCGGTGGTGCGTTCGGAGAGTTCGCGAAGATACCAGGCGCACTGATCCTGGCGTTTAATGCTCCCTCGATTCGAGGCCTGGGCGCCACCGGCGGCTTTTCCGTGCAACTGCAAGACCCGAGCGGTGGGGATTTTAAGCAGTTTGGCGCGGTCGCTCAGGAGTTCGTCGAAAAGGCAAGGCAGGACCCGTCGATCGGGGCGGTCAGTACCAGTTTTCGCGTGAGCGCACCCCGCGTGCACGCCAAAATCAATCGAGAGAGGGCCAAGGCGCTCGGTGTGCCCATCTCCGAAGTGTTCGACACGCTTCAGGCCTATTTCGGCAACCTGTACATCAACGATTTCGTAAAATTCGGCCGTGTCTATCGGGTCCAAACCGAAGCGGAGCCTCAGTATCGATCGCGTCCGGCCGATATCAGCAAGATCTACGTTCGGGCATTGAATGGCCGAGAATCAACAATGATCCCCCTCGACACAGTGGTCACGACGACCTATTCCAGCGGGCCTGATCCCGTCACTCACTTCAATGGATTCAATACCGCCCTTGTCCTGGGTTCAGCGGCGCCGGGCTACAGTTCAGGCCAGGCCCTTGATGCGTTAGAGCGGGCGGCACAAGAGGTATTGACCCCTCAAGGGTTCGATATCGATTGGAGCGGCATTTCTTATCAGGAACGCAAGGCCGGCTCTCAGTCGGTTGTCGCTTTTGCGTTCGGCTTGCTTATGGTGTTTTTGGTGCTGGCTGCTCAGTACGAGAGCTGGACGGTTCCGTTTGCCGTGATCCTGGCCGTACCGTTCGGCGTGTTCGGCGCATTGTCGGCGGTATGGCTGTCGGGGATGGCCAACGATATTTATTTCCAGATCGGCCTCGTCACGCTGATCGGGCTCGCGGCCAAGAACGCCATTCTCATCGTGGAGTTTGCGAATCAACGGTACCAGCATGGCCTCCCGTTGAGAGATGCGGCGGTCGAAGCGGCGCGCCTTCGGTTCCGTCCTATCATCATGACCTCATTGGCGTTTATTCTCGGCGTCGTGCCTTTGGTTGTCGCCGGCGGAGCCGGCGCGGCCGGCCGCCATTCGATCGGCACGGGAGTATTCGGAGGCATGATCGCCGCGACGATTCTTTCCGTCTTGTTTGTCCCCTTGTTCTTCATGCTGATCCGAATGTTGGGTAGTCCTGTTACCGGACCTATCGAACGAGACAGAATGGGGGAAGACCGTGCCGGACTCGAGTCGGTGTCCGTGCAAGGAGGACGTTGA
- a CDS encoding efflux RND transporter periplasmic adaptor subunit produces the protein MALTSYAYCADPPCGVYVMKTALRTEPTPMRIAIGVLFVVGSVGQFGCKGEAGSSAPRPIPEVQVVETFSQTVPDEPEFIGQAEASSIVEIRPQVTGIIKQRFFPEGRDVKQGDRLYEIDPVPFRAAFVSAKGRVAQAEARVVQARQDLARVKPLLEEQAVSQKDVDDAIAEDLAARAALEAARGDLVKAKFDLDNTLIVAPVDGLIERTRYYQGRLVTAQTDLLTVIHQVDPMYVIVSAPESFLLKRRRDTLSKRIQHPGIYKLTGTIIFVDGTTYAHEGLLDFADIGLRVETGSRQARVVFPNPDRVLLPGQFVTVRFHGVSKPNAILVPQRAVQQGPKGAVVYVVSQGNQVEVRDVKATDWQGDWWLIEEGLRAGERVMVEGFQRVAPGAQVMPVTVASTTPEMPPSPASGAEQAK, from the coding sequence ATGGCCTTGACATCTTATGCCTACTGCGCAGATCCTCCCTGCGGGGTGTATGTCATGAAAACTGCTCTGCGAACCGAACCGACGCCGATGAGGATCGCCATCGGCGTGCTTTTCGTTGTCGGATCAGTTGGCCAGTTCGGCTGCAAGGGCGAAGCCGGCTCTTCAGCGCCTCGTCCGATCCCCGAAGTGCAGGTCGTTGAAACTTTTTCTCAGACTGTGCCCGATGAACCGGAGTTTATCGGGCAAGCCGAGGCGTCGAGCATCGTTGAGATTCGTCCGCAAGTCACCGGCATCATCAAGCAACGGTTTTTTCCTGAGGGGCGCGATGTCAAGCAAGGTGACCGTCTCTACGAGATCGATCCTGTGCCCTTCCGGGCGGCATTCGTGAGCGCGAAGGGACGAGTCGCGCAAGCCGAGGCGCGGGTTGTTCAGGCTAGGCAAGATCTGGCGCGTGTCAAGCCGTTGCTCGAGGAGCAGGCCGTCAGCCAGAAAGATGTCGACGACGCGATCGCGGAGGACCTTGCCGCGCGGGCCGCTCTGGAGGCGGCGAGAGGAGATCTGGTCAAGGCCAAGTTCGATCTAGACAATACGCTCATCGTGGCGCCGGTCGACGGGTTGATCGAGCGAACGCGGTACTATCAGGGTCGGCTGGTCACGGCGCAGACGGACCTCCTGACCGTTATTCATCAAGTCGATCCCATGTACGTGATCGTGAGCGCGCCCGAGAGTTTTCTCCTCAAACGACGGCGAGACACTCTGTCGAAACGGATTCAGCACCCGGGAATCTACAAGTTGACGGGCACCATCATCTTCGTGGACGGAACGACCTATGCGCATGAGGGCCTGTTGGATTTTGCGGATATCGGGTTACGGGTCGAGACTGGTTCACGGCAAGCGCGGGTGGTGTTCCCGAACCCCGATCGGGTGTTGTTGCCCGGCCAGTTCGTGACCGTGCGTTTTCACGGAGTGTCGAAGCCCAATGCCATCCTTGTTCCTCAACGCGCGGTCCAGCAGGGACCAAAGGGCGCCGTCGTCTATGTCGTGAGTCAGGGTAACCAGGTGGAAGTCCGAGACGTGAAGGCAACGGATTGGCAAGGAGATTGGTGGCTCATTGAGGAAGGGCTCCGTGCCGGAGAACGGGTAATGGTGGAGGGATTCCAACGAGTCGCACCAGGAGCCCAGGTCATGCCCGTTACGGTTGCCTCAACGACACCCGAGATGCCTCCATCGCCGGCCAGCGGCGCGGAACAGGCAAAATGA
- a CDS encoding MarR family winged helix-turn-helix transcriptional regulator — MKLELPEMKQNKDNIEQIVCDCLLSRARILNRVLTGIYDDEFRSYGLKATQLNLLVLVARVGPVRRIDIGKRLHLDPSTLTRNLKIMMTNGWIEELIDGEDGRGSPLQVTAKGRDLLNHIVPSWRKAQDRARKLIGDEGETLLKRLAANKFGLPSG, encoded by the coding sequence ATGAAGCTGGAATTACCAGAAATGAAACAAAACAAAGATAATATTGAACAGATAGTATGTGATTGTCTTTTGAGTCGTGCACGCATACTCAATCGTGTTCTCACAGGCATCTACGATGATGAATTCCGCTCCTACGGTTTGAAAGCAACACAACTCAATCTCCTGGTCCTTGTAGCGAGGGTCGGCCCCGTTCGACGTATCGACATTGGGAAGCGTCTTCATCTCGACCCATCAACGCTGACCCGGAATCTCAAGATAATGATGACCAATGGTTGGATAGAAGAGCTTATAGATGGAGAAGACGGTCGCGGCTCGCCGTTGCAAGTCACCGCGAAAGGTCGTGACCTTCTGAATCACATCGTTCCGTCTTGGCGAAAGGCGCAGGATCGCGCGCGAAAGCTGATCGGGGATGAGGGCGAGACACTTTTGAAAAGGCTCGCAGCAAACAAGTTCGGACTTCCGTCGGGGTAG